From Carassius carassius chromosome 15, fCarCar2.1, whole genome shotgun sequence:
TGATCCAAACAGTGCAAAAGAGCTGTTCTGGAATCAATTAAAGAGAGCACTCAGAAGCAGCAACACTGAAAGCCAAGAGGAACAGAAGATGAAGGAGCATAATGATCAGAGGAGGCAAGACAAAGAGGGTGCGGACCAGGAGGATAGAGAATATTTTGTCAATCAAACCCCAATAAATAATGAAGTATGTTACCTGATGCCCTGATAACACTGACATATAATTTAATCTGTACAATATAAGAACAAATTTAATGAACttcaataaatgtaaattaaagggCTTTCAATTCTGCGGGTTTGCAAacatggaaaaaataataatggaaaaGATACAAACTCGCCAGAAGCAATTTGGAATTTTTATTAGgagtttactgtaaaaaaatattttatatatatatatatatatatatatatatatatatatattcaacagataaaataactgaaaagcTGTGTTCGGTTAACCTTCACAAGAGTATTACACAGCTGaattcttacatttaaatttactacAAGATATTTTAccaaatacaaaatgtaaattgttaattttgtacTGCTTTATTAAAGAATATCACAAGACCATAtgcatctttttctttatttacagaATGCTGAACTAACTGATAAAAGTCAAGTCAAGATAAACAGAAtaaatctgatttaaaaaaattttttataataataatattcaaataagtaaataaacaacaagCATCCGTGCGAATAAACATTTCCCTATTAATAAAAGACAACTAATGTGTGGTGCTATTATTTGTGCAGCACAAAGAGTGATTTGTTTTTAAGAAGTTTCATTCACTCTTAATACCTGTGTTACCAGTATATACAAATACACCAGAGAAATCATGACTGTACATAATCTGAGCACACTGAACCCTCAAATTCAAATCTCAAGGTGATGGTCtttcaaaaaaaacaagaaaaaaaaaaacaagtgttacTCATACAAAGATAATCTTGGCAAACAGCCTCAAATGTGGCAAACAGCTTTGCTAAAGATAATGGGGAGGGTAAAATACCCTATCTGGTGTGTTTGTCCTGGGACAGTGAGACATACCAAGACAGTCTGACCTGTGCTGGGTGTTAGATGGATGTGGACAGCGAAAAAAAGGCTTGTATTGAAAGCCCTCTGAGAGATAGGATGCTGAGAATGAAAAGGGAGCCCATCTTTCTGTTTCATCCTGAACTTGCTGCTGATGTGACCAGAATCTGGATTCTCCAAAAGACGCTTGCGGTTTTTGTTTTCTGCTCTCATATATGTGATACAAATTCAAATCAAGATCTTTGTCTTCTCTCCACTGTTGAGAGATTATTGAAAGATCTAAATCTATGTTTTTCAAACCTTCCCCTCTGCTCAGTGACTGCTGCTGAGAAAAGGAGTCCACTGTATGATCAACCCAGGTGGGGCTTTTGAGTTTAGGGACGGCATGCTGGGTCAAGTTCTGTTCCTGGTTAAAGAGCTGTCTGCTGCGATGATGCTGAGCTCCGATGCAATCCTGAGACAACCTAGCTGTCCTCCACTGGTCAAACTGCAAAGATTAACCAATCAAATTCACATGCAAATTAGCCATACAATCCTCAACTGCAAGCAGTGAACATTTTTAACCTATGTTATAGTCTACTTTACaactattttagtattatttggaTTTGATTCTTTACTTCGTTACTCACCATTTCAGTGTGTGACTGTTGCGGTTCTTCAAGGGAGAAGAGATTGGATGAGGTCTTCCACTCTTGTATCCTACGTTTCTTGGTGAAAGCTCCTCTTTCCAAGTCCTGCTTAACATCCTGTGTTAAGTAATCTTGATGCATGACACTGTCTAGGATGCAGAAAGGTCGTTTAAAATATCCATCGTAAATGATACCCATCATGCAAATGGCACgcatattttttcttaattacaATTCATATTTTTGGAGTGCATTATGTCAAAAATAGGTGATACAATTGTCCTGatctagtaataataataataaaatcccaCAGAGGAGTTTGGCATAatctgttattatttaaaaacacattcaaaGTGTGAGAACAATGTATGTTATTACTTTTTACTTGATGGATACAACATGACTTATTTAAAgacatttcattttgatttatgaATTTGGCAAACACTTTTTATCCAAAATGAATTTactgtatttacagtatacattttTTGCATTCAGTGGGAATTGAGCCAATGACCTTGTTTTCAtggtttttgtttaattttcaatGTTTTCATGCTCAACtgatttctaaaataattttcttctatttgtctgtaaaaaaataaaataaatgtcacacCTGTCCATATCTCCTTGTTCCTGTTGAAGCACCTATCCTCATTCTCCACCATATGGCTAGAAGGTGAACAATTTTCATCTCTCTGTACTGAGGTGAGCTGAGAAGCCATTTGATTCCTATTCAAGAACGAGCGTAGCCTGTGGAGGTTGCGCTCTAACTGGAAACTCTGTCTTTTTTGTAAATCCTGTAGTAGTGCCTCTCTACACTCAGCCAGCAGGGGATGACAAAGGCTTGGCACATTGAGCTCTGAACTCTGGCACAACCGTGTCAGGAGCCTTTTCACTGCTTCCCTACATAACAGTGACATTTGCTCTCCTTGCTCAACATTGTCTCCTACTTGACGAGCCCCAGAGTCCAGGTCAGATGGAGAGGTTAAAGTCTGCGGGTTTTCGAGCATTTGCGTAACTTTCATGTTTGGGAATCCCACCGTTGTAGAGTTTTTCTCAAATCTCTGAATATTGATAAAACCATTTTCTTGGTTTTCTCCATTAGGGGATTTGAGATCGCCTGTTTGTGAAACATCATATGAGTTATTCATATTAGTTTCAAATGGAGTAGAGCATAATTGATAAATCTGTTCATTTTGTGAGAATGACAAAACCACAGTTTCTCTTGGGGGGCTACTCTGACTATCTTGTCTTGTTTTGCTATTAGCATTTTCCTTTCTGCTGTTGGCATTTCTGTCATGCTTCCCATCTTCCCTAGATGGTCCCATAGATACAACACCCCCTCTATTAGTCCGAAAACCACTTGTGTTTATTTCACTAAGCTCTTTTCTTGAGCTTTTCTTCCTCTTCACTTGTGGTGGCGTATTATTTTCTGGTTCCTGTACCTCATCCAGACAGCAGACAGGGACTGAATCAGGTACAGAGGAGGGCAGTGGTGATGTAATGTGCATCACAGACTTATTTCTTTGCTCTTTTCTCTGCTCGTCTCTCTTTATCTGCTCGCTCACCAATCTCTCAATATCTATGGACCTAATCTCATGACTGAAAAGGCCTCGGTTGGAAGTAAGGCGTCCTTCAGTTATGATGCTTGGCTTCTGGGGTATGAATGGCTTAGCGAATGCGCTCTCTTTTCTAGAGCAAGCCAGTGGATGATGTGCTTTCTCACCACCGTCTCTTCTGCTGTGCTGAGAAACTGGGTGATACCTGTTCCTCTCCAGACCTCGAATCTGATTCCTCTCGTTCCTGGTTTTAAGACGCCTCACTTTATGTGACGATTTGCAATGCACATCTGTTCTCGTGCTGCTGGAGCACACTGGTTTGCTGGTGTGGGCAGCATTGGCTGTTTGGCATGAAGACTTGGCTGTGCTACTGTGGCGGTCACTGGATATCTTCGGCAAGTTATGTTTATGTAGAAAACTTTTGTTGGATTGCTGGCTCATCTTCATGTTAAGACTATTAAACaaaagttattaaaattaaacaaattagtcTGTAATGCGTTCATAATTCCGATAAATAGTCTGATTTAACAGTCTAATGTTTATTGTGATTAACTTACACGTAATGTTAACGTAACTTAGACCATATGTGTACGGTAACGTTACCTAGCGTTACAGCATATGGCAACATTTATAAGCAACATACCTCAAATGATCATCATTCTTTGTGTTGAAAGTGAAGTACTTTCTTCATTGTTAAATATAGGTATTTCAAATCTACAAATAACATCGGCATGTAGGTGAAATCCAAAAGCCGTTATGTTTTACCTTTGCGTTGCTTGGCAACGTGCTTCAAAGATAGCCATCAAACGCATATTTCCTCGAAGAAAGGAACTACGGTAAAATGGAATGGCATTAAttaatgtttgaatgttttaCGTACATTTGAACCACTGAAACATCAAAAACGAAGGACATTTAATGACCTTTCTCGTCTATAAAGTATAATTTTAAAGGCCGACGGTGCTCGGCGATCTCCCAGTAATGCCTGGCTTGATATTCCAgcttccggggtttggaagcagACGCTGGCTGATTGATTGAACACTGAACACGCTTTGGAAACACATTTTGGTAACGATAATCTCCTTTCTTTAGCTAATATGAATCGACATTAGTGTTAACATGTATTAGATATACTTAAATAGGAAATGTATGATGTTACGCATCGTTTTAACGCATTTGCGTAATGTTCCTCTAGATTGAAGGCAGCGTTATCTGCATGCTAAGTGCTACATTAGCCATGTGAGCTGGTTAGTTAAACACATTAAGCGCTACTAAGAAGAACGTTAGAGAACGTTAACTTGTATATATTAACACAAAGATGCCAGATGCTAATAAGATAAGATGCTAATTGTGCACCAGCTTGTTTGTGAGGTTAACTAACGTTACTGCAGTGCAAACTTCACCCAAAAACTGCACCAAACTAGTTCAGCTGGGAATTTTCTTCTGCTTTTTTACTGCATTTGTGGTTGTCATAGGATGTGTACAAAGTACATAAACTAACCACAATACAACTCGTCGAGAAATATTGTGTATGCTTAAAACGCAACGTCGTactcaaaatgtaaattaaatattgtttGGTCTAATATGAGGATGCATATTTAACGCTATTGGAGACAATGTAACCTTGTATTGTCTGTCCCCAGGAAGTGATGAGTGAAGATTCAAACCCTGCAGCCACACCCACCCCCTGTGAGGACATACAGGGAGATGGCCGATGGATGTCATTGGTGCTTcttttgtataataatatattttacaaccTTAGACTTCCTATTAGGCTGCTAATATATCACTTTGTTTTAAACACTTAGCAAATATCTTCTCTAATATGAAAATTGAGTCGTAATAGTATTTTTATTGTGATCTCTTCTTGCAGCACAATCGATTTGTGTCAGACAGTAAAGGAAAGGAGCCTGATGTTCTGTTTGTTGGAGATTCACTTGTCCAGCTTCTGCATGAGTTTGAGGTATAGCAAAGTATCTGCATCTCCTTCTTCATACTTCATATCTGTTAGTCATATGAGCgatatttatgtgtttttgtgtaaaataattttttatgtttgttggCAGGTTTGGCGAAAACTGTTTTCTCCTCTCCATGCTCTGAATTTTGGGGTTGGTGGGGATGCTACACACCATGTATTGTGGAGACTCATGAATGGAGAACTGGACTACATCAGCCCAAAGGTATACGATTTAATAATTTTACCATTTATTgaatgaaatgataaaaataaggattaccctttaaaattctcttagagattttttttcccctcattttaCAAAATCTGTAAAATATCTTTTTTATCCCTTCACAATGAAGCCAGCCATTATCTAACTAAGCTTTTCAGaatattaaaggtatagttcacccaaatagaaaaattatgtcattaataacttatcctcatgttgttctaaaccagtaagacctctgtttatctttggaacacagtttaatatattttagatttagtccgagagctctcaatccctccattgaagctgtgtgtacggtatactgtccatgtccagaaaggtaagaaaaacatcatcaaagtagtccatgtgacatcagagggtcagttagaattttttgaagcatcgaaaatacattttggtccaaaaatagcaaaaactatgactttactcagcattgtcttctcttccgtgtctgttgtgagagagttcaaacaaaccagttTGTGATAtttggttcgcgaacgaatcattcgatgtaactggatcttttttaaccagttcaccaaatcgaaccgaatcgtttgaaatggttcgcgtctccaatatgcattaatccacaaatgacttaagctgttaacttttttaatgtggctgacactccctctgagttcaaacaaaccaatatcccggagtaattaatttactcaaaaagtacactgactgaactgctgtgaagagagaactgaagatgaacaccgagccgagccagataatgaacaaaagattgactcatcggttttcggaaaaccagtagttctttcggacagttcatttcaataaaccagttgaagaaaacggttcaccggttctttttgaAAATAGCCACAGACACGATGTGGTTCTGCACAAGGTTATTTATTTTCTGCCTCCCTCACAAACCCCGCCAAACCTTCACACAGGAAAAACAGTCTCCCCCTTCCGGTCACGTAGACTCTCGCGATAATACATTCCCTCGCACATGAAGTTAACAATCTCACTctcttctttaaataaaaaaaatgaacggGTGATTTTGACATAAAACATTGTCacacaaaaaaatgattttcAGAACACAGTAACATTTAAGTGAGTTTgcgtatttaaacaaaaaaaactgtaccAAGATAGATGCTCAATGGACCAGATTTTACAGTTTCCATACACCCTCATACAGCGTTTTAAGAAGCATAAGAGACATTGGAGAACAGTGGAGAGAACTTTCCTGTTTTTTCCATGAGGGCAATTAGAGCCCCACCCTGTGTACCTCCATCTGGAAGATTGCCCAGTGAAGCATCACTGAATACCACCAAACTCAAATCATCACTGTTGCCCAAGTATTGAAACTTAAGTGTTACCTTCTCTGACTTAAGGTTACGGATCACTCTGTTCACTTCATGTATGGACTGAACAGTAGCATTCTTAATGTTGGATGCTAGGCTACATGTGTCAAACATAACATCTGGTCTTGTTTGTTTAGCAACCCACAGAACCTGTCCTATTTTGGATCTGAgttgttctctttctttctcatttaGTGGGGCCTCTCTCTGTACAGCACGTGTTGCCTGTAAGTGAACTGGTTGTAGGTTTTCAATATAACTGTGCTGATGCACCTGCACTACACCACCCACAGTAGCAATGTTCATCCCCACATATGAAAAACTCTCATGCTCTTCCCGACCCATGTGAAATGCAGATTTAAGTACAGGGATGACATTAGTTACAAAATGCTCTGAACCTGCCCAAAAAAAATCATCCACATGGCATGCCAGTACTCCTGTCACCTCAGACTGCTCATTCTGCCAATAAAACACTGCAGGATCAACCCGTGACATTTTACCACCACTGTTCAGCATGAGTTCTTTGACCTTGTTGTACCAGTAGAGGGAAGCATCTGCAAGTCCATACACACATTTCTTTAGTTTCCACAACACGTTGTCCACGCTCGCTTCTGGTGGGGGACGAATGTAAATGTCTCTTGAGAGTTCCATTCCCTGCAAAAAAGCAGACTTAATATCCATAGAATTCACTTGCCATTTGTTTTGACAAATAACAGCTAACAGCAGCCTGAGTGACTCTGATACACATGTGggagaatatttttgtaattcatgCATATTGACTTCTTCAAAACCTCTCGCCACAAGGCGGGCTTTGGGAACAATACCACTAGATGTTTCCCTTAACGTACAGACCCATCTAGTAGAGATACATTTCTGACCTTTGTCTGTGACTTCTTcgtaaacattattattttgccaGTTTTCAATCTCTTGCTGTTTAGCAGCATCAAAAGAGATGTCTTTGGTAATAAGTACATCACCATCGGTGTTCTCACATTCAGTGAGAAGATCATCAACTTGTGACTTATGTCTAAAGCTTCCTTTTGACCCTCGCTGCCATTTGGTTCAAGATACTGCACATTGTACCAGTTTCTATATTGCCCTTTTGCTTTCCCTGCTCTGCCTAAAACTCTGGCAGTGTGTTTAGTACCATCATCTCTGTTTGTAAATGTCACTGTCTGACCTGTTCTCAGTTTGACACCAGTGGAACCCACTGTATTAGTAGCATCCCTCTCTGTCTCATTAGTTTGTCTCACATCTTCTCTATCATCTGTTTCTGTGTTTTCAGGGATTTGCACTTCTCTATTAACACTCATTTCATCATCTGAATTCTCTGA
This genomic window contains:
- the LOC132158308 gene encoding uncharacterized protein LOC132158308 isoform X2, whose product is MKMSQQSNKSFLHKHNLPKISSDRHSSTAKSSCQTANAAHTSKPVCSSSTRTDVHCKSSHKVRRLKTRNERNQIRGLERNRYHPVSQHSRRDGGEKAHHPLACSRKESAFAKPFIPQKPSIITEGRLTSNRGLFSHEIRSIDIERLVSEQIKRDEQRKEQRNKSVMHITSPLPSSVPDSVPVCCLDEVQEPENNTPPQVKRKKSSRKELSEINTSGFRTNRGGVVSMGPSREDGKHDRNANSRKENANSKTRQDSQSSPPRETVVLSFSQNEQIYQLCSTPFETNMNNSYDVSQTGDLKSPNGENQENGFINIQRFEKNSTTVGFPNMKVTQMLENPQTLTSPSDLDSGARQVGDNVEQGEQMSLLCREAVKRLLTRLCQSSELNVPSLCHPLLAECREALLQDLQKRQSFQLERNLHRLRSFLNRNQMASQLTSVQRDENCSPSSHMVENEDRCFNRNKEIWTDSVMHQDYLTQDVKQDLERGAFTKKRRIQEWKTSSNLFSLEEPQQSHTEMFDQWRTARLSQDCIGAQHHRSRQLFNQEQNLTQHAVPKLKSPTWVDHTVDSFSQQQSLSRGEGLKNIDLDLSIISQQWREDKDLDLNLYHIYESRKQKPQASFGESRFWSHQQQVQDETERWAPFSFSASYLSEGFQYKPFFRCPHPSNTQHRSDCLGMSHCPRTNTPDRVFYPPHYL
- the LOC132158308 gene encoding uncharacterized protein LOC132158308 isoform X1 is translated as MRLMAIFEARCQATQSLNMKMSQQSNKSFLHKHNLPKISSDRHSSTAKSSCQTANAAHTSKPVCSSSTRTDVHCKSSHKVRRLKTRNERNQIRGLERNRYHPVSQHSRRDGGEKAHHPLACSRKESAFAKPFIPQKPSIITEGRLTSNRGLFSHEIRSIDIERLVSEQIKRDEQRKEQRNKSVMHITSPLPSSVPDSVPVCCLDEVQEPENNTPPQVKRKKSSRKELSEINTSGFRTNRGGVVSMGPSREDGKHDRNANSRKENANSKTRQDSQSSPPRETVVLSFSQNEQIYQLCSTPFETNMNNSYDVSQTGDLKSPNGENQENGFINIQRFEKNSTTVGFPNMKVTQMLENPQTLTSPSDLDSGARQVGDNVEQGEQMSLLCREAVKRLLTRLCQSSELNVPSLCHPLLAECREALLQDLQKRQSFQLERNLHRLRSFLNRNQMASQLTSVQRDENCSPSSHMVENEDRCFNRNKEIWTDSVMHQDYLTQDVKQDLERGAFTKKRRIQEWKTSSNLFSLEEPQQSHTEMFDQWRTARLSQDCIGAQHHRSRQLFNQEQNLTQHAVPKLKSPTWVDHTVDSFSQQQSLSRGEGLKNIDLDLSIISQQWREDKDLDLNLYHIYESRKQKPQASFGESRFWSHQQQVQDETERWAPFSFSASYLSEGFQYKPFFRCPHPSNTQHRSDCLGMSHCPRTNTPDRVFYPPHYL